From one Nothobranchius furzeri strain GRZ-AD chromosome 2, NfurGRZ-RIMD1, whole genome shotgun sequence genomic stretch:
- the LOC129163068 gene encoding zinc finger protein 271-like isoform X2 — protein MDTDVPQLVLVKEEAPEEQSAGVDQQDPEHLHIKEEQEELLTSLEGEHLCLKKETEALGFPVTAVSIKSEDDEEKPLVSQLHQQQIEDRDVPTSSSADQMAAETGGGAGTSRNPDLNPHEQTSDSSETEVSGDDDDDDVNRDSELSDSGSETGDEDDDWNESRSSESDDLPQHHVYEKEKNLTVQQLFNQELISCSDQEEPEQLKLFQHEGQLLNQEHLTFTNTPLSEETDCHEPEPNRNQPLCQSSTEPENQHQGGCRKENSESNDNEELKLNKRRQRSKEHRESVGGEILKKNKRTHRGQRPFYCKLCGKYFSHKSDLNIHVRTHTGEKPYPCKTCDKCFSNSGHLTTHMRTHTGEKPYPCETCGKCFTDSGSLTAHMRTHTGEKPYPCKTCGKCFTESGSLTKHMRTHTGEKPYPCKTCGKCFTESGSLTAHMRTHTGEKPYPCKTCGKCFTESGSLTKHMRTHTGEKPYPCETCGKCFTDSSSLTAHMRTHTGEKPYPCKTCGKCFTESGSLTKHMRTHTGEKPYPCKTCGKCFRDSGSLTIHMRTHTGEKPYPCKTCGKCFTISDSLTKHMRTHTGEKPYPCKTCGKCFTNSGHLTKHMRTHTGEKPYPCKTCGKCFTNSGHLTKHMRTHTGEKPYPCKTCGKCFTNSGHLTKHMRTHTGEKPYPCKTCGKCFTNSGHLTKHMRTHTGEKPYPCKTCGKCFTNSGHLTKHMRTHTGEKPYPCKTCGKCFTNSGSLTAHMRTHTDEKPYPCKTCGKCFTNSGSLTAHMRTHTGEKPYPCKTCGKCFTSSGSLTKHMRTHTGEN, from the exons atgttccacagctggtgctggttaaagaagaagctcctgaagaacagagtgctggtgtggaccagcaggacccagaacacctccacataaaggaggaacaggaggagctcttgaccagtctggagggagagcatctctgtttgaagaAGGAGACTGAAGCTCTCGggtttcctgttactgctgtttctataaagagtgaggatgatgaagagaaacctctggtctcacagcttcatcagcagcaaatagaagacagagatgttccaaccagcagctcagctgaccagatggcagcagaaactggtggaggagcaggaactagcaggaacccagatctgaaccctcatgaacaaacatctgattcttcagagactgaagttagtggagatgatgatgatgatgatgtgaatcgggactctgagctgtcagactctgggtctgaaactggagatgaagatgatgactggaatgagagcaggtcttctgagtcagatg ATCTTCCACAGCATCATGTCTATGAAAAGGAGAAGAATTTGACTGTCCAGCAGCTCTTTAACCAGGAGTTGATCTCCTGTTCAGACCAGGAAGAACCAGAACAGCTAAAACTTTTCCAACATGAAGGGCAGCTCCTGAACCAGGAACATCTTACCTTCACGAATACTCCTTTGTCTGAAGAAACAGACTGTcatgaaccagaaccaaacaggaACCAGCCATTGTGTCAGAGTTCTACAGAACCTGAGAACCAACATCAGGGTGGATGCAGAAAAGAAAACTCAGAATCAAACGACAATGAAGAACTGAAACTGAATAAAAGGCGTCAGCGAAGCAAAGAACACAGAGAAAGTGTAGGTGGTGAaatactaaaaaaaaacaagaggaCTCACAGAGGTCAGAGACCATTTTATTGTAAGCTCTGTGGAAAATATTTCAGTCACAAATCTGATTTAAATATTCacgtgagaactcacacaggtgagaagccatatccatgtaaaacttgtgataAATGTTTTAGTAACAGTGgtcacttgactacacacatgagaactcacacaggtgagaagccatatccatgtgaaacttgtggtaaatgttttacagaCAGTGGTAGCTTGactgcacacatgagaactcacacaggtgagaagccatatccatgtaaaacttgtggtaaatgttttacagaAAGTGGtagcttgactaaacacatgagaactcacacaggtgagaagccatatccatgtaaaacttgtggtaaatgttttacagaAAGTGGTAGCTTGactgcacacatgagaactcacacaggagagaagccatatccatgtaaaacttgtggtaaatgttttacagaAAGTGGtagcttgactaaacacatgagaactcacacaggtgagaagccatatccatgtgaaacttgtggtaaatgttttacagaCAGTAGTAGCTTGactgcacacatgagaactcacacaggtgagaagccatatccatgtaaaacttgtggtaaatgttttacagaAAGTGGtagcttgactaaacacatgagaactcacacag gtgagaagccatatccatgtaaaacttgtggtaaatgttttagagacAGTGGTAGCTTGACtatacacatgagaactcacacaggtgagaagccatatccatgtaaaacttgtggtaaatgttttactattaGTGAtagcttgactaaacacatgagaactcacacaggtgagaagccatatccatgtaaaacctgtggtaaatgttttactaacagtggtcacttgactaaacacatgagaactcacacaggtgagaagccatatccatgtaaaacctgtggtaaatgttttactaacagtggtcacttgactaaacacatgagaactcacacaggtgagaagccatatccatgtaaaacttgtggtaaatgttttactaacagtggtcacttgactaaacacatgagaactcacacaggtgagaagccatatccatgtaaaacctgtggtaaatgttttactaacagtggtcacttgactaaacacatgagaactcacacaggtgagaagccatatccatgtaaaacttgtggtaaatgttttactaacagtggtcacttgactaaacacatgagaactcacacaggtgagaagccatatccatgtaaaacttgtggtaaatgttttactaacaGTGGTAGCTTGactgcacacatgagaactcacacagatgagaagccatatccatgtaaaacttgtggtaaatgttttactaacaGTGGTAGCTTGactgcacacatgagaactcacacaggtgagaagccatatccatgtaaaacctgtggtaaatgttttactagcAGTGGtagcttgactaaacacatgagaactcacacaggtgagaattgA
- the LOC129163068 gene encoding zinc finger protein 420-like isoform X1 — protein sequence MDTDVPQLVLVKEEAPEEQSAGVDQQDPEHLHIKEEQEELLTSLEGEHLCLKKETEALGFPVTAVSIKSEDDEEKPLVSQLHQQQIEDRDVPTSSSADQMAAETGGGAGTSRNPDLNPHEQTSDSSETEVSGDDDDDDVNRDSELSDSGSETGDEDDDWNESRSSESDDLPQHHVYEKEKNLTVQQLFNQELISCSDQEEPEQLKLFQHEGQLLNQEHLTFTNTPLSEETDCHEPEPNRNQPLCQSSTEPENQHQGGCRKENSESNDNEELKLNKRRQRSKEHRESVGGEILKKNKRTHRGQRPFYCKLCGKYFSHKSDLNIHVRTHTGEKPYPCKTCDKCFSNSGHLTTHMRTHTGEKPYPCETCGKCFTDSGSLTAHMRTHTGEKPYPCKTCGKCFTESGSLTKHMRTHTGEKPYPCKTCGKCFTESGSLTAHMRTHTGEKPYPCKTCGKCFTESGSLTKHMRTHTGEKPYPCETCGKCFTDSSSLTAHMRTHTGEKPYPCKTCGKCFTESGSLTKHMRTHTGEKPYPCKTCGKCFTNSGHLTTHMRTHTGEKPYPCKTCGKCFTNSGHLTTHMRTHTGEKPYPCKTCGKCFRDSGSLTIHMRTHTGEKPYPCKTCGKCFTISDSLTKHMRTHTGEKPYPCKTCGKCFTNSGHLTKHMRTHTGEKPYPCKTCGKCFTNSGHLTKHMRTHTGEKPYPCKTCGKCFTNSGHLTKHMRTHTGEKPYPCKTCGKCFTNSGHLTKHMRTHTGEKPYPCKTCGKCFTNSGHLTKHMRTHTGEKPYPCKTCGKCFTNSGSLTAHMRTHTDEKPYPCKTCGKCFTNSGSLTAHMRTHTGEKPYPCKTCGKCFTSSGSLTKHMRTHTGEN from the exons atgttccacagctggtgctggttaaagaagaagctcctgaagaacagagtgctggtgtggaccagcaggacccagaacacctccacataaaggaggaacaggaggagctcttgaccagtctggagggagagcatctctgtttgaagaAGGAGACTGAAGCTCTCGggtttcctgttactgctgtttctataaagagtgaggatgatgaagagaaacctctggtctcacagcttcatcagcagcaaatagaagacagagatgttccaaccagcagctcagctgaccagatggcagcagaaactggtggaggagcaggaactagcaggaacccagatctgaaccctcatgaacaaacatctgattcttcagagactgaagttagtggagatgatgatgatgatgatgtgaatcgggactctgagctgtcagactctgggtctgaaactggagatgaagatgatgactggaatgagagcaggtcttctgagtcagatg ATCTTCCACAGCATCATGTCTATGAAAAGGAGAAGAATTTGACTGTCCAGCAGCTCTTTAACCAGGAGTTGATCTCCTGTTCAGACCAGGAAGAACCAGAACAGCTAAAACTTTTCCAACATGAAGGGCAGCTCCTGAACCAGGAACATCTTACCTTCACGAATACTCCTTTGTCTGAAGAAACAGACTGTcatgaaccagaaccaaacaggaACCAGCCATTGTGTCAGAGTTCTACAGAACCTGAGAACCAACATCAGGGTGGATGCAGAAAAGAAAACTCAGAATCAAACGACAATGAAGAACTGAAACTGAATAAAAGGCGTCAGCGAAGCAAAGAACACAGAGAAAGTGTAGGTGGTGAaatactaaaaaaaaacaagaggaCTCACAGAGGTCAGAGACCATTTTATTGTAAGCTCTGTGGAAAATATTTCAGTCACAAATCTGATTTAAATATTCacgtgagaactcacacaggtgagaagccatatccatgtaaaacttgtgataAATGTTTTAGTAACAGTGgtcacttgactacacacatgagaactcacacaggtgagaagccatatccatgtgaaacttgtggtaaatgttttacagaCAGTGGTAGCTTGactgcacacatgagaactcacacaggtgagaagccatatccatgtaaaacttgtggtaaatgttttacagaAAGTGGtagcttgactaaacacatgagaactcacacaggtgagaagccatatccatgtaaaacttgtggtaaatgttttacagaAAGTGGTAGCTTGactgcacacatgagaactcacacaggagagaagccatatccatgtaaaacttgtggtaaatgttttacagaAAGTGGtagcttgactaaacacatgagaactcacacaggtgagaagccatatccatgtgaaacttgtggtaaatgttttacagaCAGTAGTAGCTTGactgcacacatgagaactcacacaggtgagaagccatatccatgtaaaacttgtggtaaatgttttacagaAAGTGGtagcttgactaaacacatgagaactcacacaggtgagaagccatatccatgtaaaacttgtggtaaatgttttactaacagtggtcacttgactacacacatgagaactcacacaggtgagaagccatatccatgtaaaacttgtggtaaatgttttactaacagtggtcacttgactacacacatgagaactcacacaggtgagaagccatatccatgtaaaacttgtggtaaatgttttagagacAGTGGTAGCTTGACtatacacatgagaactcacacaggtgagaagccatatccatgtaaaacttgtggtaaatgttttactattaGTGAtagcttgactaaacacatgagaactcacacaggtgagaagccatatccatgtaaaacctgtggtaaatgttttactaacagtggtcacttgactaaacacatgagaactcacacaggtgagaagccatatccatgtaaaacctgtggtaaatgttttactaacagtggtcacttgactaaacacatgagaactcacacaggtgagaagccatatccatgtaaaacttgtggtaaatgttttactaacagtggtcacttgactaaacacatgagaactcacacaggtgagaagccatatccatgtaaaacctgtggtaaatgttttactaacagtggtcacttgactaaacacatgagaactcacacaggtgagaagccatatccatgtaaaacttgtggtaaatgttttactaacagtggtcacttgactaaacacatgagaactcacacaggtgagaagccatatccatgtaaaacttgtggtaaatgttttactaacaGTGGTAGCTTGactgcacacatgagaactcacacagatgagaagccatatccatgtaaaacttgtggtaaatgttttactaacaGTGGTAGCTTGactgcacacatgagaactcacacaggtgagaagccatatccatgtaaaacctgtggtaaatgttttactagcAGTGGtagcttgactaaacacatgagaactcacacaggtgagaattgA